In Armatimonadota bacterium, a single genomic region encodes these proteins:
- the uvrA gene encoding excinuclease ABC subunit UvrA, whose product MPLDRIIVRGAREHNLKNLTVEIPRDRLVVLTGISGSGKSSLAFDTIYAEGQRKYVESLSAYARQFLGLMEKPDVDYIEGLSPAVSIDQKGAPRNPRSTVGTVTEIYDYLRLLYARIGQPHCPVCGRPIQRQTREQIVDRLLTLPAGTRLQILGPIVRGRKGEYRQLFDDLRRQGFVRVRVDGIVYDLGEEIVLDKHRKHTIEVVVDRIVVRPDVKTRLADSVETALKLGQGLVYVHVVRDEAEPGEPGGASTASPGQPGVPDDMVFSQEFACPDHGTVLPEIEPRIFSFNSPYGACPTCSGLGFRQEIDPDLVLDRNLSLLDGAVLPWAESTSDYYMELLQSLAAHYRVDMKTPVRRLPRAFVDVLLYGSTEPIRIRYHNKWGALRVYEAPFEGVIPQLERRYKETDSDYVREEIERFMTTLPCPDCRGTRLRRESLSVRVGGLNIAELTALTIRQAQAFFDRLQLTEREQLIAHQILKEIRARLGFLVNVGLDYLTLDRTATTLSGGEAQRIRLATQIGSGLMGVLYVLDEPSVGLHQRDNRRLIDTLLGLRDLGNTILVVEHDEETIRSADWVVDIGPGAGADGGQVVVSGPPEVVASHPTSITGQYLSGRRRIPIPPRRRPGSGEAIVIRGAREHNLKGIDVRIPLGMFVCVTGVSGSGKSTLIDDILYRAAMQRLYGSRQRAGAHDAIEGLEHVDKVINIDQSPIGRTPRSNPATYTKTFELIRDLFAQTPDARMRGYKPGRFSFNVRGGRCEACEGDGIVRIEMHFLPDVYVPCEVCKGKRYNRETLEVTYRGKTIADVLDMTVDEALAFFQAVPRIRRKLETLHDVGLGYIKLGQPATTLSGGEAQRVKLATELSRRDTGRTLYILDEPTVGLHFADVERLLAVLHRLVDAGNTVVVIEHNLDVIKTADWIIDLGPEGGELGGTVIAEGPPEVVATLDHSYTGQFLRRVLGDRVAAASPPPAPPSLARRVASAAGTAARRSAR is encoded by the coding sequence ATGCCACTCGATCGGATCATCGTCCGCGGGGCGCGGGAGCACAACCTGAAGAACCTCACCGTGGAGATCCCTCGCGACCGGCTGGTCGTGCTCACGGGGATCTCCGGGTCGGGGAAGTCCTCCCTGGCCTTCGACACCATCTACGCCGAGGGGCAGCGCAAGTACGTCGAGTCGCTCTCCGCCTACGCCCGCCAGTTCCTCGGGCTGATGGAGAAGCCCGACGTCGACTACATCGAGGGCCTCTCTCCGGCCGTCTCCATCGACCAGAAGGGCGCGCCGCGCAACCCCCGCTCCACCGTGGGGACCGTGACGGAGATCTACGACTACCTGCGCCTGCTCTACGCCCGCATCGGCCAGCCCCACTGTCCGGTCTGCGGGCGGCCCATCCAGCGGCAGACTCGCGAGCAGATCGTGGACCGGCTCCTCACCCTCCCGGCCGGGACCCGCCTGCAGATCCTCGGCCCCATCGTGCGCGGCCGGAAGGGCGAGTACCGACAGCTCTTCGACGACCTGCGGCGGCAGGGGTTCGTGCGGGTGCGGGTGGACGGCATCGTCTACGACCTGGGCGAGGAGATCGTGCTGGACAAGCACCGCAAACACACCATCGAGGTGGTCGTGGACCGCATCGTGGTGCGCCCCGACGTGAAGACGCGCCTGGCCGACTCGGTGGAGACGGCGCTCAAGCTGGGCCAGGGGCTGGTGTACGTCCACGTGGTGCGCGACGAAGCGGAGCCGGGCGAGCCAGGGGGGGCGTCGACGGCCTCGCCGGGCCAGCCAGGTGTGCCCGACGACATGGTGTTCAGCCAGGAGTTCGCCTGCCCGGACCACGGGACGGTGCTGCCGGAGATCGAGCCGCGCATCTTCTCCTTCAACAGCCCCTACGGGGCCTGCCCCACCTGCTCGGGGTTGGGGTTCCGGCAGGAGATCGACCCGGACCTCGTCCTCGACCGCAACCTCTCGCTGCTGGACGGCGCCGTCCTCCCCTGGGCCGAGTCGACCAGCGACTACTACATGGAGCTCCTCCAGTCGCTGGCCGCCCACTACCGGGTGGACATGAAGACGCCGGTGCGCCGGCTGCCGCGGGCCTTCGTGGACGTGCTCCTGTACGGCTCCACCGAGCCGATCCGCATCCGCTACCACAACAAGTGGGGCGCGCTGCGCGTCTACGAGGCCCCCTTCGAGGGCGTCATCCCCCAGCTGGAGCGCCGCTACAAGGAGACCGACTCCGACTACGTGCGCGAGGAGATCGAACGCTTCATGACCACGCTGCCCTGCCCGGACTGCCGGGGGACCCGGCTCCGCCGCGAGTCCCTCAGCGTGCGGGTGGGCGGGTTGAACATCGCGGAGCTGACCGCGCTGACGATCCGCCAGGCGCAGGCCTTCTTCGACCGCCTGCAGCTGACCGAACGGGAGCAGCTGATCGCCCACCAGATCCTCAAGGAGATCCGCGCCCGGCTGGGGTTCCTGGTGAACGTGGGGCTGGACTACCTGACCCTCGACCGCACCGCCACCACCCTCTCCGGGGGCGAGGCGCAGCGCATCCGGCTGGCCACCCAGATCGGCTCGGGGCTCATGGGGGTGCTCTACGTCCTGGACGAGCCCAGCGTGGGGCTGCACCAGCGCGACAACCGCCGCCTGATCGACACCCTGCTGGGGCTGCGGGACCTCGGCAACACCATCCTGGTCGTCGAGCACGACGAGGAGACGATCCGGTCGGCGGACTGGGTGGTGGACATCGGCCCCGGCGCCGGCGCCGACGGCGGCCAGGTGGTGGTGAGCGGCCCGCCGGAGGTCGTCGCCAGTCACCCCACCTCCATCACCGGCCAGTACCTCTCGGGACGGCGGCGCATCCCCATCCCCCCGCGGCGGCGCCCCGGCAGCGGCGAGGCCATCGTCATCCGCGGCGCCCGCGAGCACAACCTCAAGGGCATCGACGTGCGCATCCCGCTGGGGATGTTCGTGTGCGTGACCGGAGTCTCGGGTTCGGGGAAGTCCACCCTGATCGACGACATCCTCTACCGCGCGGCCATGCAGCGCCTCTACGGCAGCCGGCAGCGGGCGGGAGCCCACGACGCCATCGAGGGGTTGGAGCACGTCGACAAGGTCATCAACATCGACCAGTCGCCCATCGGCCGCACCCCGCGCAGCAACCCGGCCACCTACACGAAGACCTTCGAGCTCATCCGCGACCTCTTCGCCCAGACGCCGGACGCGCGGATGCGCGGCTACAAGCCGGGCCGCTTCTCCTTCAACGTGCGCGGCGGGCGGTGCGAGGCGTGCGAGGGGGACGGCATCGTCCGCATCGAGATGCACTTCCTGCCGGACGTCTACGTCCCCTGCGAGGTGTGCAAGGGGAAGCGCTACAACCGCGAGACGCTCGAGGTGACCTACCGCGGGAAGACCATCGCCGATGTCCTGGACATGACGGTGGACGAGGCCCTGGCGTTCTTCCAGGCCGTGCCGCGCATCCGCCGGAAGCTGGAGACGCTGCACGACGTCGGCCTCGGCTACATCAAGCTGGGGCAGCCCGCCACCACGCTCTCCGGCGGCGAGGCGCAGCGGGTCAAGCTGGCCACGGAGCTCTCCCGGCGGGACACGGGGCGCACCCTCTACATCCTGGACGAGCCGACGGTGGGTCTGCACTTCGCCGACGTGGAGCGGCTGCTCGCCGTGCTGCACCGGCTGGTGGACGCGGGTAACACCGTGGTGGTCATCGAGCACAACCTGGACGTC